In Rosa rugosa chromosome 4, drRosRugo1.1, whole genome shotgun sequence, the genomic stretch GGAGATCATTGTTACCAGCTggctagctatatatatatattgcttcaGCACCTCAAAATGAACTCGCACAGCGTTCATGCAGAAAAGATTCTACGTAGAGATAGGATCCTTCATTTACCAGCAGTGGTCCATTTACAGTTTACAGTTCCGATCCACGTACTAATTAGTTGCAGATCGATGCCAATTGATTAACACTGGTGTTGGAAATTGGCTTGCATTTTCAAATTGTGGACATGATGATCAACATTATCGCGATCAGCAAGAGTCATCGGCATGAATTGTCCAGGTCTAGCATGAGCTAAATAGCCACCCGTCGGCCAGCTACAGTTTACTGATCAGCTGCTGCATGGAAcaggaaaaattgaaaaaaggagaaaaaaattaatatgcaTGGTAGATGTTTTCCATAATAGCACCtgatgtttcattcattctaCCTAATTATAACCCTGTTTCATTCAGTTAAGCGCGCAGATGATTACTACACGTACGCACGAACACTACAGTAGATGCACAACTTCAATGATTCCGgcatttatttcaaaattaCTTTCTCAACTATACATATATAACTGCAAACCTGAATGCTTAATAATACTGACCTCTAGGGATCGAGAACTTTTAATGAGCATTACTAAAATGAGGGATTCATGAGGATTATCTGATCAACGGTTTGggagacccacttttcaatcacattacTGCAAATCAACCATCAGATGTTTATGCATGCATGAGTACATCACTTCTGAAATATTTAATGGTTGATTTGCAgaaatgtgatcaaaaagttgtCTCACAAGAAATTCCTCATGAAGTCCTTATTAGAAGCTCTCCCCTAATCTCTAAGGCTGTAACCAATATAAAAAATAACTTTTATTCAATGATTTATAATGGAGGAAATGCAGAAACTGCAATAACAAATTATGTATAGTTTGGATCTTATCTAAAATGTGTTTAGTCTGTTTTGGGTTTCTAACTGAATGGTGCTTGTTCTATCTTCTCGCCCGTCTGATTATGTATATTCCCACGCACAGCAGAATAGAatcgaacaaaaaaaaaatgaaggaaaaattatAAATACTCAATGTACAACAAGCAGCTCAATTTTCGGGATTTACTACTGATTCGTTGCCCCTTTGCCTTTTCTACCCTTTTTTTCTGAAGTCAATATCTGATACTCAAGTCATGCCTCGTCATCAAGCAAGGGGGATTAATGAATCTCGCATGAAATTTCATGCAAATTATCCCGAGAAACTGGTAGAAGAGTCATATACTAAAGTTAGGTAGCTAGAAATTTATTGCAAAATAAAGCCCTACGTAGGGCTCAATCTTGACCTAGACCAGGTCGTTAGTGGATAATGTCAAGGGATATAGATTGCCAAAATATCAAGCACTTCGAAAGCACACAAGGAGTCAAGTTCCAGATGTTTGCCCAAAAAATTGCCGCAATTATGTTACTGAAACTCATCTAATGCATTTGAAAGATACAAGGACCTAATCTAATCTACcaacctttttttattttttttttttatattgactTCTAATACCTTCTTAAAGAGAATGTAGGAAATTAATTTTGTGGAAAGGAGGTAACCTTCTTTAATAACAATGAACAATTAGGGCTATAAATCGGCAAGATAGAGTTCGAGTTCGACTCATATTCGTCACATTTGGGAAAGAAACAAGCCAAACTTGACTCAATATTAAGTTCGATAAGAAAATCGAGCCGAGCTTAAACTGTAATATATTCAGCTTGTAACCTCATGAGCAACTCAAACTCGTAAAATGATATATCTGCTAATTAAGCTTAAACACTTTGGTATTCGCCTCGACTCGACTCATTTACACCCTTATGAACAATCTAGCAAAAACGAAAGTTAAAATTACCTTAttaattttcaaaataaatcTAGATTTCTCACACCAAATTAAACCTAAAGAAGATGATTCGTATAGAGATTATGCCTTACGTAAAAGTGATGGAAGACGTTTATCAAAAAATTTGGTTTTAGAAGCATCtcaatgatttaatttattttttgagatggaaaaaaatatatttttagtcactcaactttcgcttgattgacactttggtcactcatgtttataaaatctcactttagtcactcaaatttaactccaactatcactttagtccaccggtgaatttttccaataaaaaaagtcacatgacgcctctcatgccatttttcaagggttattttaagatgttgaagagatgtgagacctttggtttgaatataggttgaaattttctgaaattatagGACGAAAATAACCCTTAAAAATGGCATGTTAGGTatcatgtgactttttttatcgaaaaaatTCACTggcggactaaagtgatagtcggagttaaagttgggtgactaaagtgagattttataaacatgagtgaccaaagtgtcaatcaagcgaaagttgagtgactaaaacgatattttttccttttgagaTTCGTATCTAAGTTTCTCAACATATGTtttttaacttttatttttatctagTCAAAACGATGAGAGCGAAAGCTCTATCTTTTCTCCCTTTCTGGCGGCTACGAACCCTAGCTTTAGGGTTTCGTCCGTCGAGCTTTTTGGCTCTTGTTGAGGTCTCTTCTCCTCGTGGTGCCTGTTGGTTGATCTCTCTGAGATCGTGGCTTGTTCAACCAACTGGTTGTGGCACCTGATTCACCAACATCTTGTACGATAGCGTGTGGTGCCGCAAGTGATGATGTTGATAAGAATTTTCGTCTTTTAGTGCAATGGCGACATCGGATTCGCCTCTGGGATCCAGGTTCTATTCTGGTAACTTTGGATCGGGGTTATGCTCGCGGCGGTGCGCCATGGCTTTGCAGGGAATGGAGATTGTTAAGTCTGAGGTGGCTACGCGTGCGTCCGGTTCAGTGGATCTTCTTTCTTCCtagtgcggtacggggatcccTATCCATCCGTGGCACTGTGGTTTTTGGAAATCCCCATGGCAAGATGGACGATTGGTTTAGACGCGAGGCTGCTCGGTGATGGTGGCGGTACCCAGACTATGTCGGCGATGCGACAGTCCGGTTCGACGACGCAGGGCGGGTCGGTTCTCGAGTGCCCACCTGCTTGGGTGTCCACAGCTTTTCCAGATGGGCCGGtgtttgggtgcccaaagtatTTCCACTTGGGCCTAGGTTTTTTATTTAACTCAGGATTTGTACCGGATTTGAATTCGGATCTTAGATTAGAGACAGGGGCTCAATTTGTGCCAGTATTGGTTCTGGTTGTTGGGAGTTTGTCTGCTAATTAATGTCCGAGTTTTTGACACCTTTAGTTACTTTCAAACTCTtggtgagcgaatcacctctcctTAGTGATCATTGATAGCTAAGtttaaaagctattgattttccttattctcctgcaaatatgtcaatcgtagtatagagaaataagggtctcccgcagaggattaagttaaactaagtgcttacaaaagtcacaaaaacgtgactgcagttcctactgaacagcagtcaAAAGACAAACTACGaatctaaccaaaacaacccagaaaaatatgaaaatttacagagacgtactagacacacaaggcgtccagcacacaaaatttggtgaatttcggagttgatttgctatggaaataaaatacagaaaaacagagaacagaaagaaaaacgaaattgaagcagatttgaagttggttgatatcaagataatgaaagtagctaggaaggaagtatccacccccaaaaatcacacacaacacactttgtccaatttgctaccaattaacttagttgaagatgctcagattggctcggtacgcttgaacacaacctattaccctttcttactttgtacgctaggcaggaagtgctctacacctagactattcccaagcaatgcaacctaaaggtacgtttattagattaaacatgcagagatcattaagtttgaaaagagtttgagcaatcactaggcatcgcaaataacttagagccttgctaaacctagggttttgtttacttgctagtgatactaccaattacttctctagataatttgaggaatccaactattgatccaggcatcaaacaatcaaagtattagaaccctagaatgcatactaagtaggcctccaaagcacacaaacatagaattcatcaatgagaaatcggtaaacaaaacctcaactttattaattggaaaacaaattgaatgtcaaagcatgttatggatcatgtctaggggcttcaactgccccctaactactggaaatttagttacacataatggaaatcaaaaacacaaaggagttcatggaggaagaagacaacaaaaatcagaaaattggaaaatacggATCAACGATCGATCTCTGGCGTgcaacgatcgatcgtttctggcAAGGTTgtagttcttctttttctcaagCTCTTGTGCGTCTATGCTTTTTTGTATGTGAGATCCCCTTTTCTTGAAcgtccaaggagagattttattcagtttgtaactctttccttcttttcttttgggactctaactccttgattaatgttctgattgatttaggattcattgacatccttctatccaataggagcagccaagagaattaattgctgaatatcttttccttcatattgccttaagcttccttgattcatcaagagtccacaattctccatcaattgcacatatctccttccttttgctcttatttctttccttacttcagaaaacctaataaacataaaaacaactaaattaaccagaaaataagataaactaacaattattcaaaaaaaaaaaaaagataaactaacaaagtaaatatgggaattaacaacattattatcgcataattatgctcctatcaatcatATCACCAATTGCGgttactattacatttacacTACTCGAGTGACATATGTAGTGCAGCGATGCCTTTTAGCATTTAGTTATATATATCCTGGTTAATTTTTCATTCTAGACATgcttgtgcatcttgttatgcattatggctttttattttttatttttatgctaTTATATCGTCTCATGCacgagaagttttaaatacacacccctaattacttaatacacactccatacttaatacaccacccatttaatttctccttctaataatttactaaatacacaacccaaagtacctaaaatacccttaatctcaaaaatcatgaaatatcatacttttttactatattaaggttactatttaatatgattagtatattctagtatattgacatttattacttgtgttagttattgagaaatccataaagatttattattattccctttaaatagatgcatataaataggcttcgtgttatttgagctctcatccaccaaacaccatgttaattaagtataaaattatgagttgaacattcaaccaaaactataccAGTAGTTTCTCCATAGTGGCGGAACTAAatagttgtcattagaggggccaaacaaattaacaattacaaagttttttcacctgtgatgttttatattagaaaataaattgattaatcataactcttagaacaaaaaaggaaattaactaaaaaatgggagtaaagcgatatgttttaaaaatatttaatgccattgattttgaaattctaaatattatggtctctaacctcatctaattacaatttatttaagatagtttctaactttattcttgtattaaattgggaggccatgtatagaaattagataaacacaacaaactatttatacataaatagaataatataaggaaaatatgactatttttttcttcttctaatgcatagatgtctgttttggtcatttaacctacctacaaaatttaatttaaaatataaaataatagggatgtgtattaagtgattaggggtgtgtatttaaaatttctcttcatGCACTCCTTAATCCCGTTccaatggtcagctgctgaccattGAACTTTTGGTCACTCACTGtctgatttcaatcggacggttcacagctaagtgaagagagaggagaagagagttgtgaaccgtccgattgaaatcggacagTGAGTGACCAAAAGTTccatggtcagcagctgaccattggAACGGGATCGccttaatctatactattattaagagaagagggtttgttagccaagATCTAAAATTTTAATAGAAAagaccctagaagattaataaactttgagaattaattaaattagaaggataataaagacatttacaaaatatatttttattaaaaaaataaacaaaaaaagtatccacaacccacttttctcttccCATTATCTTTTCTCTGCGATAACaaacattttttatttcctgaagaaaaaaataataataataagttgtagatgcagagcatgtgtgaaGAAATGCTAGTTTCATTTAATACAGCTGGTCTCTTttcattatttaaaaaaaaaaaaaaaaacgttaatTTCTCAAATCTCAGCATAATCATGTAAGGCCGAGAAGCAAGAATTGGAAACGGTGGAATTAATGTACAATACTATATAGTTAAATAGATGGATAGTTCACTAATACTAATTCATAATCAAGCCCAGTCATGATCATCTCCTCTTGTCGTCTATTAGCTTTATTACTTGTGAGTTGAGACAGGTGTTGATTgaagatcataattttcctcAAGAGCTTAGTCAGCTTACTGGAACATAAATAGGTTTTTCAACCCCCCGCTCATGATCACATTTTGATAGTCAGCACTGATATCATTACATTGTTCCAAAGTCCAAGCATCCACGACATCAAACCCAGTATTATTGTAGCTCTGCTGGAGTAGTAGTGCCTCAAATAGGTCACCGTATTCATCAGTACCACTCTCCTCTGAAACTTCATTGAAATCCGGAGCTGCTGGTATGGTTAATTTTGGAACTTCAAACTGTCTCCCATTATTACCAAGTACACCGTCAAAATTACCGAATGAACCAATCTCTTGAACAACCTTAGTGGCACGACCAACACCACCGGCTTCGTCGCCACCACCACCGCCTGCAGCTAATGACTTTGACATCATTAGGGTTTCCCATGTTCTTAAATTGAAGTCAAGGCACTGTGGTGCTGGTGGTGCTGGTTTGAGTAGTTTTGACTGTCTCACAAATCTAGCTTCTGCTTGAAGCCTAGCACTTTCCCACTGAGCTATGTGGCTGAGGTTTGACAGGTTCTTTGGGTCGCCATTAGCAGAGGCAAGGATGGCGGTTTTGGGTTTGTGGGTTACAGGATCAAACCCTGTCTTGGCTAACCTCTTCTTTAGATGTGTGTTCCAGTAGTTCTTTATCTCATTGTCTGTTCTCCTTGGTAAGTTCGCAGCTATGGCTGACCACCTAATACACATTTACGGATTTACCCCAAAAACAATGCATCACCATGTTTGTATAATATCGAAAAATATGCACTTTTTAAATAgtattatcattttttttttggcaatgagTATTTGGATGGGGTTAAGTAGACATAATTTTTTTGTGAAAAACCCCACTTAAATGATAAAAATGACAAATAATTTTATCATTTAAGTGGGgtttttcacaaaaaaaaaaaaattctgtatACTTTGTCACTTGTCAGAGACCCTAGTTAGGAACTACAAAAGTACAAAGACGTTTTGAAAGGTGTCTAATCTGGACCATATGGTGTTGCAAATCTAGCCCACTGAGATCTCAGATAAGACAGCTAGTTCATGCTATTCAAACTCACATTCTCTCTGGTCGTCAATGGGCagggcagggccggccctgcccaaaattaatgggctcgggccgggccgggcagggccaaaacatattttttttatttttcgggccgggcaggGCCGGGCTTCTCTTAAAAATCAAGGCCCAGGGCCGCCCATGGGCCCAGGGCCTTACGGGCTttttagggtcgggccgggccgggcttttttgGGTGGGCAGGGCCGAGCCCATAATATTTATATGTCatattattttgttaaaaaaaaatacaaaaagctatgaaaaaatttgatatgttaatgattgaccaaaataaaatacaaaattaaaaaaacatatgACCTAATGCAATAATTAGTTCAATATAACTACATAAAAAGATATTAATACAAGAATTGAATGGGCTTTCGGGTGGGCTTATAaggccgggccgggcgggctttaaTGGGCATATAATGGGCCGGGccgcgggccgggccgggcctgggctttgaaccctccgccctagccctgcctcgtgcccaatgggcagggccgagatgggctttgctgcgggccgggccgggcttttgcccACTGGGCCGGGCGGGCGCCCATGGGCTTTTAGGCCcgcgggccaaatgatgacccctattcGAGAGTTTCTATTatgacctccaaatctgctcacttgacctcactctattatgaattaataaatgacatatataacatactataaaatgactattaaggacaataattatacccaaaaaaatattatatttagtttatgtagactttccaattcaataatattagattgtattccttattattttccttatctattttcatattccaatttcactacatactcgttaaagcattcatatatatttaataagaattaaaaatatgattaagatcatgtgacataaaaatgtatgatatatatgttgaacgcatattggtgaaagaaaacaaaataaatcctcttatgatttatgaactaaatctaagtctatccatcatatttgcaaaaaaaaaaatatatatttaaataattaatcatgaggtacaaaaaatacagaaaaatgataaacattaaagaaaatgatttctttactttttttgcacagctaaaatagaaaaaaaaaaaattttaaaaaaaccATAGAATAGTTCATGTCATTttactcaataccttgtgtttttattggaaaagagatttatgcaagttgtttgattaagaaatgtagaTTTAGTTAAGAtctatagagtaattaaatcactgaaatgactaaattttttattttaaagataataatttgtttgcaaattatatgagtgaggttatttgaggaactttagtgaggtttagtgagtaaatttaatatttgaaaatttgttaagaggtgtgaaaagcatagaggccaagtgagcaaatttggagattccaatagaaaaactcttaatGTTCAGTTGAACAAATTAAACAGTACAGCTATATAAGTCAAATTAGGGCCTCACGTACGTTAAAATTATATCTTTCATTAGATGTATCAAGTATATATGTTTACGATTTTGTATCTCCATGATCATGATCTGATCCACTAGAATTTCTCAATTAATTTTTGAGTTGATCGGATATATACTCTAAATTTTGCACAGTATTGAAGCAAGTTATCCAGATTTTATGTTCATCGtcacaaataattttttttttttatactttatATTTGGATTTGATTtgatataatataatatatattatgttCAGGTGTTATATACATGTATATCAAAAACTTGTTGGGATTGTAAAGATGGGATACATGAACCAACTTGCAAGTTCTCAAAACCTACAATATAATGAACTTGATGACTTTAATATAACCTACTGATAAAACCAAGAACTAAAAATAATTAGTAACCTGTTGCCGAGAAGTGCATGAAGCTGAATGATGGTCTGGTCATCCTGAAAACTGAAATTTCCTCTCTTAATAGCAGGGTTTAGGTAGTTTCTCCATCTTAGCCTGCAGCTCTTCCCACATCTTTGCAAACCTATCATACATACGTACCAAAACAGCAgaccaaaaataaagaaacacaTCAACAAATGacaggggggagagagagagagagagagagagtaccagCTTTCTTGGGCAAGGACCGCCAGCTTCCATGGCCATGTTGTTGAATGAAAGCAAAGAGCTTCTTGTCCTCTTGAGGAGTCCATGGCCCTCTTTTTATCTCCGAAGTCGTAGCAGTGCTGTTAGTTAACGTTATGGACTTCCCCATGATGAAGATTCGCTATAGCTGCCTCTGCTTCTCAGGAAAGATTTTCGGATTGAGAATTCCCAATCAAGGTATGACCAGAATCACCGCCATTACCTACATATTTATATTGGTTGAAGTAACTATTGGAATTTCTTTATGACCAGACTACCCTTTTGTTTTCAGGACTATTGGTTTTGCTTAAATTGGTTGGAGCCGTGTTAATGTGTTATACTTAATGATATTGTCCCACCTCCAGCTTGATATTTGACACACCAGACACCCATTCTGTGAACATAAACTAATTACTCTAAATAAAGATTCCACAACTTGGTATGGACGGTATACCGACGTAACTGCCACTTCACCAACTCAGTTAAATATATATTGATGGGATATCTCAGGGTCTCATGATCTATCTGAATGCAATGCTTGTGCTACTGTGCATGTGAATAATATGTTAtgtaatattatatatatgtacacatatAACATGGGAATAGATATCATATGGGCGATGTTCGTTTAGCTCGGCTGTAATTGTTCTCTGATTGTAACGAAGTAACCTAGGGTTTTTCGTTCAAAATTGGTTTAATTTGATAATATGAATTGTTCCATTTCGTGAGTGCAACAAAGTAGCAGCTTATACCTTATTTTCAATGATTTTTTAAGTCCCTAGAATCAATCATGTGTTTTGCAACCACTTTCGTATAATGACTTTAACTGAGACCGGTTCTTGATTAACATAAACTTCAAACCGATGGGTACGCCTCCCTGTTGGGGGAGTGAGCGTTGATAACTATTTTCAGCTCCTCAACAGCAGATAAAAGGGAAAGAATTGAACCAGATAATACATAGTAGATATGTGCAAGCAAGATTGTATTAATTCTTTAAACCACAACACATATGACAAAATAATATAGGTGTTACACCCAAAACCAGTTGATCGTTGAAGAGGCCCAAAATCTTATTCTTCTATTATAACACTAAACTCTTATAAACTCTATTAAAAGTTATCTGAAATAATACTCCACAATCTCACACTATGAACCCCTGGACAAATGCTATGAAAAACTTAATTAAAGGAAACAAGAAGCAGATAATGAAGGCCGTGAGACTGAATTATTGCTTTCTGACTTGAAGATTACAGAATGAGCTAGTTTTGCAGCTTATACAGCTCTCTCCTCTTTCTGACAATGATTGTCGACTAATAATAGTCAACAATGCTGATATATACCTAGCTAACAGCAACACATATACCCATAGGTATAGCATTTAAACTGAATGAATTTCTATTGCACTTGGATCGATGATCGATCTTCAGTGCCTGGAGATGGCTTGGTAAATGGCATAGTTTCGGGACCTCAAAAGTTTTGAAAAACTTTTAATATAATTAGATAAAGCTAGCTAGCCTGCATGCAGAGAtactgtttgtttgtttctttctttcttttttttccctcaaaatCCTACCCCACCCTTAATGGGGCTTGAACATATGATCTCCCACATGAAAAGGCACTGTCtgaccaccccaccaaacacacgcACCGAAAGAATAGGATCCTCCGTTAGTTACCATGCCACTACTTCAGGTCCAATATTAATTATCTCCAACTCTCCATTTACTAATGGTTTGCAGATGACAAACTTGGCTCGGGAATTGAGATTCCATAATCGATGCCCCTTGTTAATCATATACAACAGAAAACTAAAACAATTAGCTGGGGGTTAATGGGGATTGAATTGAAATACGTATGCATGCTGATCTGATCATTTCAATTGGTTTCAGTTTAGGGCCGTAAAGCAATGCTGCACTAGCTGCATAAAACATTATGTGCGTGTAATATGCACTTATACGTCAAGACGCGTCGTCATAATGACAATGATAAATAATTTCTCATTACTATTGGTTTCGCAAAcagtaatgctaggtgaactATTTTTTTGAGTACCAACTGCATCCCGTCTTATGTGGTAACTGATGTAGTAGAAAATCTAACATATCACAGAATTTCATTAAATGACATGGCTATGTCACATTAACTGTCACGTCATGTGGGATACAAATGCTGCCAAAAAAATTGATTCACCTAACATTATTCTTTCGCAAAATGTCATATCTTCTTCTTTatattgttatttgttaatgtGAATAATGTCTTTTCTCTGGGTTAGAGATTTAACGTTTTCAAATCCATACACACAATTAATAAATTTTTAATTCACTAGCTCGGAGCTTAGGATTCAAACGTTGGTGGACGAGATCTCATATATCTGGTGCTTTGTCACGACATGGATATCTCTGTTTGTTATGATGAAACCCTTTTGATAGATAAAGAGAAATAGACATGATTAGTTTTCGATTTAATGACATTAGGTTTGCAAATGATGGTAAAGTGGGGCATATACTGGTAATTAATTTTGACCTGAAACAAAAATATTACTCGTAATTCGTTCAACCCCATCATTAGTGTAGTAGAAGTCAGCAGCATATGAGAAAAATATCCATGTTTTCAGTGCAAAACGAAATTATGATTTAACGTACAGTATAATGAATGAGAGATCTCAGGGTAGAGTATTGTGAGATCCTGAATTTTGAACTTAGTCGAATTTTATTTCTTGAGTTGGAAATATAAAGTAGAGGTCGCCATGGGTTCGCAACATTTTTCGATGAATTTTTCGGAttctctatttatttttaagGAATTTTTAAAgtttaattagaaaaaaatagaaatgcTGAGTTCGGATTCGCTATGTGGATGACGATGACATAATTGTCCAAATTGGGGGAAGGCTTGATGTGTGTTGACATGTGGCACCAAGTGGATCAATCATTGGTGTTGcgtattaatttttgggaccaGCTGCTTTCTTCTCATTCCTTTCGTACTGATTTTTCTGCGagagattttctctctcttctctctcctcattttctctctctagcttTCTCTATCTAAAACTACGGTGGATCATAATTTTTTATCATTAACTCTGATTCAGGATCTGCGAAAAGCTATGGATTCGTTTTGATTCAATCTATTTATC encodes the following:
- the LOC133741925 gene encoding transcription factor MYB106-like, coding for MGKSITLTNSTATTSEIKRGPWTPQEDKKLFAFIQQHGHGSWRSLPKKAGLQRCGKSCRLRWRNYLNPAIKRGNFSFQDDQTIIQLHALLGNRWSAIAANLPRRTDNEIKNYWNTHLKKRLAKTGFDPVTHKPKTAILASANGDPKNLSNLSHIAQWESARLQAEARFVRQSKLLKPAPPAPQCLDFNLRTWETLMMSKSLAAGGGGGDEAGGVGRATKVVQEIGSFGNFDGVLGNNGRQFEVPKLTIPAAPDFNEVSEESGTDEYGDLFEALLLQQSYNNTGFDVVDAWTLEQCNDISADYQNVIMSGGLKNLFMFQ